Proteins co-encoded in one Arthrobacter alpinus genomic window:
- a CDS encoding superoxide dismutase codes for MTQYSLPELSYDYAALEPNISARIMELHHSKHHAAYVAGANLALEQLAEARESNNFANVNKFSKDLAFHLGGHTNHSIFWNNLSPEGGDKPEGELAAAIDDAFGSFDAFRAHFTAAAMGIQGSGWALLSYEGLGGNMLIEQLFDQQGNVPVATTPLLMLDMWEHAFYLDYVNVKADYVKAFWNIVNWADVSKRFEAARKNATGLILP; via the coding sequence GTGACTCAGTACTCACTTCCAGAACTCAGCTATGACTACGCTGCTTTGGAACCAAATATTTCCGCCCGCATCATGGAACTGCACCACAGCAAGCACCACGCGGCTTACGTCGCTGGCGCAAACTTGGCTCTGGAGCAGCTTGCCGAAGCACGCGAAAGCAACAACTTCGCCAACGTCAACAAGTTCTCCAAGGACTTGGCATTCCACCTCGGTGGTCACACCAACCACTCGATCTTCTGGAACAACCTCTCACCTGAGGGTGGCGACAAGCCTGAGGGCGAGCTGGCCGCAGCAATCGATGACGCCTTTGGCTCCTTCGATGCGTTCCGCGCACACTTCACCGCAGCAGCCATGGGTATCCAGGGCTCCGGTTGGGCACTGCTTTCCTACGAAGGCCTCGGTGGCAACATGCTCATCGAGCAGCTGTTCGATCAGCAGGGCAACGTTCCTGTAGCCACCACCCCGCTGCTGATGCTGGACATGTGGGAGCACGCCTTCTACCTGGACTATGTCAACGTCAAGGCTGACTACGTCAAGGCATTCTGGAACATTGTTAACTGGGCCGATGTGTCCAAGCGCTTTGAGGCTGCACGCAAGAACGCGACTGGCCTGATCCTGCCGTAA
- the secG gene encoding preprotein translocase subunit SecG, with the protein MFERPHVEALQIALQIILGVTSLLLTLLILLHKGRGGGLSDMFGGGMSSNLGSSGVAERNLNRFTVVLGIVWGLVIIGLGLIMSYGNIGV; encoded by the coding sequence ATGTTCGAAAGGCCACACGTGGAAGCATTACAAATTGCCCTGCAGATCATCTTGGGTGTCACCAGCTTGTTGCTGACCCTGCTGATCTTGCTCCACAAGGGCCGTGGTGGCGGACTGTCTGACATGTTTGGCGGTGGCATGAGCTCCAACTTGGGCTCCTCCGGCGTGGCAGAACGCAACCTGAACCGCTTCACCGTAGTTCTAGGCATTGTCTGGGGCTTGGTCATCATTGGCCTAGGCCTGATCATGTCCTACGGAAACATCGGCGTCTAG
- the pgl gene encoding 6-phosphogluconolactonase: MSKNVRITTHPSFDVLAATTAARLITRLLDVQGERGEATVVLTGGSVGIATLREVAKSPAHLAVDWSKVNFWFGDDRFVETASEDRNYGQAADALLNHIPVDPARVHAMAASDTVADLEEAVAKYAQELAIAAKTEWQNDDEASGDAPVVPRFDVLLLGLGPDAHIASLFPELAGIRTKGVPVVGVRNSPKPPPLRVSLTLETINSAQEIWIVAAGADKAAAVGLGLAGASEVQVPASGARGLNKTLWLLDEASAAKVPSALTRRES; encoded by the coding sequence ATGAGCAAGAACGTCCGCATCACCACGCATCCCTCCTTCGATGTACTGGCCGCCACCACGGCCGCACGTCTGATCACGCGGCTATTGGATGTCCAGGGCGAACGTGGCGAGGCAACTGTTGTCTTGACCGGCGGTAGCGTAGGTATTGCCACATTGCGTGAAGTTGCCAAGTCGCCGGCTCATTTGGCCGTCGACTGGAGCAAAGTCAACTTCTGGTTTGGCGACGACAGGTTTGTTGAGACCGCTTCGGAGGACCGCAATTATGGCCAGGCAGCAGATGCGCTGTTGAACCATATTCCAGTTGATCCGGCACGCGTCCATGCCATGGCCGCCTCGGACACTGTTGCCGATCTCGAGGAAGCCGTAGCCAAGTATGCCCAGGAGCTGGCCATAGCGGCCAAGACTGAATGGCAGAACGACGACGAGGCCTCCGGAGACGCTCCGGTAGTCCCCCGCTTTGATGTTCTGCTGCTTGGTCTGGGTCCCGATGCGCACATCGCATCGTTGTTCCCGGAGCTGGCGGGCATCCGCACCAAAGGTGTCCCCGTGGTGGGGGTTCGCAACTCACCCAAGCCACCGCCCTTGCGCGTTTCGTTGACGCTGGAAACCATCAACTCTGCCCAGGAAATCTGGATTGTTGCTGCCGGTGCCGATAAGGCTGCCGCTGTGGGCTTGGGCTTGGCTGGTGCGAGTGAAGTTCAGGTTCCTGCCTCAGGTGCACGTGGCCTCAACAAGACCCTGTGGCTGTTGGATGAAGCGTCGGCAGCCAAAGTTCCTTCGGCGCTGACACGCCGCGAGTCCTGA
- a CDS encoding glucose-6-phosphate isomerase, which translates to MTALAFTATGAAKAAGEAQLLTLVADQVASRVFAKDATLWGPDAESESAIRLGWVEAPEVSAALIEDITALRDELRAEGVNHIVLCGMGGSSLAPEVITATAGVELTVLDSTDPGQVRAAISDRLATTAIVVSSKSGSTLETDSQRRIFEQEFTAAGIDAKSRIIIVTDPGSPLDGSAREAGYRKVFNADPNVGGRYSGLTAFGLVPSGLAGVDLVSLLDSAEEAGEMLRDDDVDNVGLRLAAALGGTSPLRNKIVIVDEGSGIVGFADWAEQLIAESTGKLGTGVLPVVADPDSPEVTGGATDVLVVRLVAGDADVELRENEVSIAGDLGAQMMVWEFATAVAGRLLGINPFDQPDVEAAKVAARGLLDATPATTPALFTDGAVEVRTANNDAEWLAGVQTLPQALAALVGTLGADGYLSIQVYLDRLANAPLESVRNELAAYSARPVTFGWGPRFLHSTGQFHKGGPAIGVFLQVTGAATADLAIPERPFSFGELIAAQAAGDAAVLADHGCPVLRLHLTDVVAGVAQLQTVVAELAGRHLDA; encoded by the coding sequence ATGACAGCACTGGCATTTACCGCCACCGGAGCCGCTAAGGCTGCCGGCGAGGCGCAGCTGCTGACGCTCGTGGCAGACCAGGTAGCTTCACGCGTATTCGCCAAGGACGCCACCCTGTGGGGTCCGGACGCCGAGTCCGAGTCAGCCATCCGTCTTGGCTGGGTCGAGGCACCTGAGGTCTCCGCCGCTCTGATCGAAGACATCACCGCCCTACGCGATGAACTGCGCGCCGAAGGCGTCAACCACATTGTGCTATGCGGCATGGGCGGCTCCTCGCTAGCTCCTGAGGTCATCACGGCAACTGCCGGTGTTGAACTCACCGTCCTGGACAGCACCGATCCGGGCCAGGTTCGTGCAGCTATCAGTGACCGCTTGGCCACCACGGCTATTGTGGTCTCCTCCAAGTCCGGATCCACACTGGAAACTGATTCCCAGCGCCGCATCTTCGAGCAGGAATTCACAGCTGCCGGCATCGACGCCAAGTCACGCATCATCATTGTCACCGACCCGGGTTCGCCCTTGGACGGTTCGGCACGTGAAGCTGGCTACCGCAAGGTATTCAACGCAGACCCCAACGTAGGTGGCCGCTACTCGGGCCTGACCGCTTTCGGTTTGGTGCCCTCGGGCTTGGCTGGCGTGGACCTTGTGTCCTTGCTGGATTCCGCTGAGGAAGCCGGCGAGATGCTGCGCGATGACGACGTGGACAACGTCGGCTTGCGCCTCGCCGCAGCCTTGGGTGGTACCTCGCCGTTGCGCAACAAGATTGTCATAGTTGATGAGGGCTCAGGCATTGTGGGCTTCGCGGACTGGGCCGAACAGCTTATTGCCGAATCAACTGGCAAGCTCGGCACGGGCGTGCTCCCTGTCGTGGCTGATCCCGATTCCCCCGAGGTCACAGGCGGTGCAACCGACGTTTTGGTGGTGCGCTTGGTAGCCGGGGACGCCGACGTGGAACTTCGTGAAAACGAGGTCAGCATCGCCGGTGACCTGGGCGCCCAGATGATGGTGTGGGAATTTGCCACAGCCGTTGCCGGTCGCCTGCTGGGCATCAATCCCTTTGACCAGCCTGACGTTGAGGCTGCCAAGGTAGCTGCTCGCGGCCTGCTGGACGCCACTCCTGCCACGACCCCTGCGCTGTTCACCGACGGTGCGGTAGAAGTTCGCACTGCCAACAACGACGCCGAATGGCTGGCCGGGGTACAAACCCTCCCCCAGGCACTGGCTGCTCTGGTAGGCACCTTGGGCGCCGACGGTTACCTGAGCATTCAGGTGTACCTGGACCGCTTGGCTAATGCACCGTTGGAGTCTGTGCGCAATGAGCTTGCCGCATACTCCGCCCGCCCCGTCACCTTCGGCTGGGGCCCGCGCTTCCTGCACTCCACCGGCCAGTTCCACAAGGGTGGCCCCGCCATCGGTGTGTTCTTGCAGGTGACTGGTGCCGCCACTGCGGACTTGGCTATTCCGGAACGACCGTTTAGCTTCGGCGAGCTCATTGCAGCTCAGGCCGCAGGCGATGCAGCCGTCCTCGCTGACCACGGATGTCCGGTACTCCGACTGCATCTGACAGATGTAGTCGCCGGCGTTGCTCAACTTCAAACTGTGGTGGCCGAACTTGCCGGCCGTCACTTAGACGCATAA
- the whiA gene encoding DNA-binding protein WhiA, protein MALTAAVKEELSRLDVKKSSVRKAEVSALLRFAGGLHIIAGKIVIEAEVDTAATARRLRMAIAEMYGHQSEIVVVSGGGLRRGSRYVVRVVRDGEALARQSGLLDGRGRPVRGLPSAVVNGSTADAEAVWRGAFLAHGSLTEPGRSSALEITCPGPEAALALVGAARRLDIAAKARDVRGIDRVVIRDGDTIGALLVRMGAHDTFLVWEERRMRKEVRATANRLANFDDANLRRSAQAAVAAGARVERALEILGEDVPDHLKYAGELRVAHKQASLDELGRLADPPLTKDAIAGRIRRLLAMADKKAKDLGIPGTESNVTFDMLDG, encoded by the coding sequence ATGGCGCTAACCGCGGCAGTAAAAGAGGAATTGTCCCGGCTTGACGTAAAAAAGTCATCGGTTCGTAAGGCTGAAGTATCAGCGCTACTGCGGTTTGCGGGTGGGCTACACATCATCGCTGGCAAGATCGTCATCGAAGCTGAGGTAGACACCGCAGCCACGGCTAGGCGCCTACGCATGGCTATTGCAGAAATGTATGGTCATCAAAGTGAAATTGTGGTGGTCTCCGGTGGCGGGCTGCGCCGCGGCAGCCGCTATGTGGTGCGTGTGGTGCGTGACGGCGAAGCTTTGGCTCGCCAAAGTGGCCTCCTCGACGGACGTGGACGGCCCGTGCGAGGGCTGCCATCCGCCGTCGTCAATGGTTCTACGGCTGATGCCGAGGCAGTTTGGCGCGGCGCCTTCTTGGCCCATGGCTCACTGACGGAACCGGGAAGGTCCTCCGCGTTGGAGATCACCTGCCCCGGTCCGGAAGCGGCGTTGGCTCTGGTGGGCGCCGCCCGCCGTCTAGACATCGCCGCCAAGGCCCGCGATGTGCGCGGAATTGACCGCGTGGTCATTCGCGACGGCGATACCATCGGTGCGCTGCTGGTGCGCATGGGCGCCCATGACACATTCTTGGTGTGGGAGGAACGCCGCATGCGCAAGGAAGTACGCGCTACGGCTAACCGTCTGGCTAATTTTGATGACGCCAATTTGCGACGTTCTGCTCAGGCAGCAGTTGCCGCAGGTGCTCGGGTGGAGCGGGCGCTGGAGATCCTAGGCGAGGACGTACCCGATCATTTGAAGTACGCAGGCGAACTGCGCGTGGCGCACAAGCAGGCAAGTCTGGACGAATTGGGCCGTTTGGCCGATCCGCCGCTGACCAAGGATGCTATCGCTGGGCGCATCCGCCGCTTGCTGGCAATGGCTGATAAAAAGGCCAAGGATCTGGGCATCCCGGGGACTGAGTCTAACGTCACCTTTGACATGCTCGATGGCTAA
- the zwf gene encoding glucose-6-phosphate dehydrogenase — protein sequence MPTSATSQNENPLRDSRDRRLSRVAGPSSLVLFGVTGDLSRKKLMPAVYDLANRGLLPPSFALVGFGRRAWSDTEFAAEVRASVEAHCRTPFDETVWNQLSEGIRFVQGEFDEDAAFERLRATLSELDETRGTRGNHAFYLSIPPKAFELVCRQLSQHGLAQGPTETWRRVVIEKPFGHNLKSARALNDIVESVFPADAVFRIDHYLGKETVQNILALRFANQLFEPLWNANYVDHVQITMAEDIGTGGRAGYYDGVGAARDVIQNHLLQLLALTAMEEPISFNADHLRAEKEKVLAAVKLPEDLSAHSARGQFAGGWQGGEQVLGYLEEEGIPADSTTETFAAIRLDINTRRWAGAPFYLRAGKRLGRRVTEIAVVFKRAPNLLFTDHAEDDFGQNAVVIRVQPDEGVTIRFGSKVPGTQMEVRDVTMDFGYGHAFTESSPEAYERLILDVLLGEPPLFPRHEEVELSWKILDPFEEYWAAEGIQPEAYEPGSWGPSSADELLKRDGRTWRRP from the coding sequence ATGCCAACCTCTGCCACATCACAAAATGAAAACCCGCTCCGGGACAGTCGCGATCGGCGACTGTCCCGGGTTGCGGGTCCCTCGTCTCTAGTACTCTTTGGAGTCACTGGAGACCTCTCTCGCAAAAAGCTCATGCCAGCCGTCTACGACCTGGCAAACCGCGGATTGTTGCCGCCGAGCTTTGCCCTTGTTGGCTTTGGCCGCCGAGCCTGGTCCGACACGGAATTTGCGGCAGAGGTAAGGGCCTCGGTTGAGGCTCACTGCCGCACGCCGTTTGATGAGACTGTGTGGAACCAGCTCAGCGAAGGAATTCGCTTTGTTCAAGGTGAGTTTGATGAAGACGCCGCCTTTGAACGCCTCAGGGCCACCCTTTCCGAGCTGGATGAAACCCGCGGTACCCGCGGCAACCACGCCTTCTATCTCTCCATTCCACCCAAGGCTTTTGAGCTTGTCTGCCGTCAGCTCTCGCAGCACGGCCTCGCTCAGGGCCCTACGGAGACCTGGCGCCGGGTAGTTATTGAGAAGCCGTTTGGCCATAATCTCAAATCTGCCAGGGCCCTGAACGACATTGTTGAATCAGTATTCCCGGCCGACGCCGTGTTCCGGATTGACCACTATCTGGGCAAGGAAACCGTTCAAAACATCCTTGCCCTGCGTTTCGCCAACCAGCTCTTTGAGCCGCTGTGGAACGCAAACTATGTTGACCATGTGCAGATCACTATGGCCGAGGACATCGGCACCGGTGGCCGCGCTGGTTACTATGACGGCGTGGGCGCAGCCCGTGACGTAATCCAAAACCATTTGCTACAGTTGCTGGCCTTGACGGCCATGGAGGAACCCATTTCCTTCAATGCCGATCATTTGCGGGCCGAGAAGGAAAAGGTCCTCGCCGCTGTGAAGCTGCCTGAGGATCTCTCCGCTCACTCTGCACGCGGCCAATTCGCTGGTGGCTGGCAGGGTGGTGAGCAGGTTCTGGGTTACCTGGAAGAAGAAGGCATTCCTGCCGACTCCACCACGGAGACCTTTGCCGCCATCCGTTTGGACATTAATACTCGCCGTTGGGCCGGCGCACCGTTCTACCTGCGTGCAGGAAAACGTCTGGGCCGCCGTGTGACCGAAATTGCTGTGGTGTTCAAGCGCGCACCAAACCTTCTGTTCACTGACCACGCCGAGGATGACTTCGGTCAGAACGCCGTAGTTATCCGGGTACAGCCAGATGAGGGTGTAACAATTCGTTTCGGCTCCAAGGTGCCGGGCACGCAGATGGAAGTCCGCGATGTCACGATGGACTTTGGCTACGGCCATGCGTTCACCGAATCCAGCCCTGAAGCTTACGAACGCCTCATTCTCGATGTGTTGCTAGGCGAACCACCGTTGTTCCCCCGCCATGAAGAAGTTGAGCTTTCTTGGAAGATCCTTGACCCGTTCGAGGAATACTGGGCAGCAGAAGGCATCCAGCCTGAAGCTTATGAACCAGGTAGCTGGGGCCCGTCCTCCGCTGACGAACTCTTGAAGCGTGATGGAAGGACGTGGCGTCGACCATGA
- the gap gene encoding type I glyceraldehyde-3-phosphate dehydrogenase: MTTRIGINGFGRIGRNYFRAALAQGADIEIVAVNDLTSPEALAHLLKYDSVNGRLSVSVEVVDGHLVVDGKTITVLAERDPANLPWGELGVDIVIESTGFFTKAAAAQKHIDAGAKKVLISAPASDEDITIVLGVNDDLYDPAAHHIISNASCTTNCLGPLAKVLNDNFGLERGLMTTIHAYTADQNLQDGPHSDLRRARGAAINMIPTSTGAAKAIGLVLPELKGKLDGYAIRVPVPTGSATDLTATVSREVTVEEVNAAYKAAAAEGKLAGYLTYTEDPIVSSDIVGDPSSSIFDSGLTKVIGNQVKVVSWYDNEWGYSNRLVDLTELVASKL, translated from the coding sequence GTGACTACTCGTATTGGTATTAACGGGTTCGGCCGCATTGGCCGCAACTACTTCCGCGCCGCTTTGGCTCAGGGTGCAGACATTGAGATCGTTGCAGTCAACGACCTCACCAGCCCCGAAGCGCTGGCCCACCTGCTCAAGTACGACTCCGTAAACGGCCGCCTGTCCGTTTCCGTTGAGGTTGTTGACGGTCACCTCGTTGTTGATGGCAAGACCATCACCGTTTTGGCTGAGCGCGATCCCGCCAACCTCCCCTGGGGAGAGCTGGGCGTAGACATCGTCATCGAATCCACCGGTTTCTTCACCAAGGCTGCTGCCGCTCAGAAGCACATTGATGCAGGCGCCAAGAAGGTCCTCATCTCCGCTCCGGCATCCGATGAAGACATCACGATCGTTTTGGGCGTCAATGACGATCTCTACGATCCGGCTGCGCACCACATCATCTCCAACGCATCCTGCACCACCAACTGCCTGGGCCCGCTGGCCAAGGTGCTGAACGACAACTTCGGCCTGGAGCGCGGTCTCATGACCACCATCCACGCCTACACTGCCGATCAGAACCTGCAGGACGGTCCCCACAGCGACCTTCGCCGTGCCCGTGGTGCTGCCATCAACATGATCCCGACCTCCACCGGTGCCGCCAAGGCTATCGGCCTGGTTCTGCCGGAGCTCAAGGGCAAGCTCGATGGTTACGCCATTCGCGTACCCGTCCCCACCGGTTCAGCAACGGATTTGACCGCAACAGTGAGCCGCGAGGTCACCGTTGAAGAAGTCAACGCTGCCTACAAGGCTGCCGCAGCTGAAGGCAAGCTTGCCGGTTACCTGACCTACACCGAAGACCCGATCGTGTCCTCGGACATCGTTGGCGACCCGTCCTCGTCCATCTTTGACTCGGGCCTGACCAAGGTCATCGGCAACCAGGTCAAGGTTGTTTCCTGGTACGACAACGAGTGGGGCTACTCCAACCGCCTGGTCGACTTGACCGAACTCGTCGCTTCGAAGCTCTAA
- a CDS encoding phosphoglycerate kinase — protein MTLHTLSELIDEGVRGRYVLVRSDLNVPLDGSNVSDDGRIKASIPVISALANAGARVLVSAHLGRPKGAPEAKYSLAPAVARLAELAPELNATLAADTTGPAAVAAAAELADGSVLVLENVRFDARETSKDDGERAAFAAELASLTGTNGAYVDDAFGAVHRKHASVYDIAKVLPSYQGDLVRTELEVLRKLTTESERPYVVVLGGSKVSDKLAVIDNLIGKADSILVGGGMLFTFLAAQGHKVGASLLEVDQIPVVQDYLARAEAAGTTFVLPTDVVVAAGFAADAAHEVVAAQSIESSSFGAAGLGLDIGPDSGAAFAAAISGAKTVFWNGPMGVFEFPAFAGGTRAVAGALAANTSNGGFNVVGGGDSASAVRSLGFADDAFGHISTGGGASLEFLEGKELPGLIALDR, from the coding sequence ATGACTCTTCACACCCTCAGCGAACTCATCGATGAAGGTGTCCGCGGGCGGTACGTTCTGGTCAGAAGTGACCTGAACGTGCCGCTCGACGGCTCTAACGTCAGTGACGATGGACGCATCAAGGCGTCGATCCCCGTTATCTCTGCCCTGGCTAACGCCGGTGCCCGTGTTCTGGTCAGTGCCCACTTGGGCCGGCCCAAGGGTGCCCCCGAAGCCAAGTACTCCTTGGCTCCTGCGGTGGCTCGCTTGGCCGAGCTGGCACCGGAACTCAACGCCACACTCGCTGCAGACACCACCGGCCCGGCCGCTGTGGCTGCTGCTGCCGAGTTGGCTGACGGCTCGGTACTGGTCCTGGAAAACGTGCGCTTCGATGCTCGCGAAACGTCCAAGGACGACGGCGAACGGGCGGCTTTCGCTGCCGAGCTCGCCTCCCTGACTGGTACCAACGGCGCTTATGTGGACGATGCTTTTGGTGCCGTCCACCGCAAGCACGCCAGTGTCTACGACATTGCCAAGGTGCTGCCGTCCTACCAGGGCGATCTGGTGCGCACGGAACTGGAGGTCCTGCGCAAGCTGACCACCGAGTCCGAGCGTCCCTATGTGGTTGTTCTGGGTGGGTCCAAGGTTTCGGACAAGCTGGCTGTCATTGACAACCTGATTGGCAAGGCCGATTCCATCTTGGTTGGCGGCGGCATGCTGTTCACCTTCCTCGCGGCCCAGGGCCACAAGGTTGGCGCTTCTTTGCTGGAAGTTGACCAGATCCCCGTGGTACAGGATTACCTGGCCCGCGCCGAAGCGGCTGGCACCACGTTTGTGTTGCCCACCGACGTCGTTGTAGCCGCAGGTTTTGCTGCAGATGCAGCACATGAAGTAGTTGCTGCACAATCCATTGAAAGCAGCAGCTTCGGCGCCGCTGGCCTTGGCTTGGACATTGGACCGGATTCCGGTGCAGCGTTTGCTGCTGCGATCTCCGGTGCGAAGACCGTGTTCTGGAATGGCCCGATGGGTGTCTTTGAGTTCCCGGCTTTCGCTGGTGGAACGCGGGCAGTCGCCGGTGCACTTGCTGCTAACACGTCCAACGGTGGCTTCAACGTTGTTGGCGGTGGCGACTCCGCGTCGGCCGTTCGATCATTGGGTTTTGCTGATGACGCGTTTGGTCATATCTCCACCGGTGGCGGCGCCAGCCTGGAATTCCTTGAAGGTAAGGAACTCCCGGGTCTGATCGCACTCGACCGCTAA
- a CDS encoding glucose-6-phosphate dehydrogenase assembly protein OpcA, with amino-acid sequence MIVELPNTTTSKITKRIVKMREQGGVVALGRVLTLVVITKRGREEEAIEAANLASREHPCRIIVLAAGSPEDKTCLDAEIRVGGDAGASEVIVLRGSGELAVESESVLSALLLPDAPIVAWWHTDAPASPSKSAVGRIAHRRITDSANSADPRDALEHIAQTYADGDTDLAWTRLTNWRVQLAAALDQYDGSDPITGLQVEGASDSPSTLLLAAWLHRALNVPITVTEDPSGTGIRRVVMERHNGNVELTRPGSLEATLLQPGQPEQKISLPRRSLQDCLAEELRRLDPDLVFGEVITLGLPKLLAEEKVVKA; translated from the coding sequence ATGATCGTTGAACTCCCCAATACAACCACGTCCAAGATCACCAAACGCATCGTGAAGATGCGCGAACAAGGCGGCGTTGTGGCCTTGGGACGCGTACTCACACTCGTGGTGATCACTAAGCGCGGCCGCGAAGAAGAAGCCATTGAGGCTGCGAATTTGGCTAGCCGCGAGCACCCGTGCCGGATCATTGTCCTCGCGGCGGGCTCGCCCGAGGACAAGACGTGCCTGGACGCCGAGATTCGTGTTGGCGGTGACGCCGGTGCTTCCGAGGTGATCGTGCTCCGTGGATCCGGTGAGCTTGCTGTTGAGAGCGAATCCGTTCTCTCGGCGTTGCTCTTGCCTGACGCCCCGATCGTTGCCTGGTGGCATACGGATGCTCCCGCATCACCGAGTAAATCAGCAGTGGGCCGGATTGCGCACCGCCGCATCACCGACTCAGCAAATTCCGCTGACCCGCGTGACGCACTTGAGCACATCGCTCAGACCTACGCCGACGGTGACACGGATTTGGCGTGGACTCGCTTGACCAACTGGCGTGTGCAGTTGGCGGCTGCCTTGGATCAGTACGATGGATCGGATCCCATCACCGGCCTTCAGGTGGAGGGCGCCAGCGATTCCCCCAGCACATTGCTGCTGGCGGCGTGGCTGCACCGCGCCTTGAACGTGCCGATCACGGTAACCGAAGATCCCAGTGGCACCGGCATCCGTAGGGTGGTCATGGAGCGCCACAACGGCAATGTTGAATTGACCCGACCGGGTTCCTTGGAAGCAACACTGCTACAGCCGGGTCAGCCGGAACAGAAGATCTCCTTGCCTCGGCGTTCCTTGCAGGACTGCTTGGCTGAGGAATTGCGTCGACTGGATCCCGACTTGGTCTTTGGTGAAGTTATCACCTTGGGCCTGCCCAAGCTGTTGGCCGAAGAGAAGGTAGTCAAGGCATGA
- the tpiA gene encoding triose-phosphate isomerase — translation MTTSTNGNFDRTPLIAGNWKMNMDHVQGITLLQKLAWTLSDARHDFDRVEVAVFPPFTDLRGVQTLVQGDKLKLVYGGQDLSDKDSGAYTGDISGAFLNKLGCAYVLVGHSERREIHGESDQLLNAKVQAAFRNEVTPVLCAGEGLEIRKAGTHVEHTLAQVRGGVAGLTAEQAAQLVIAYEPVWAIGTGEVAGPEDAQEMCAAIRAELVELFDAETAAKTRLLYGGSVKANNVGAIMAERDVDGVLVGGASLDAGEFASIARFENHLVTK, via the coding sequence ATGACTACTTCAACGAACGGCAATTTTGACCGGACGCCGCTGATCGCAGGCAACTGGAAGATGAACATGGACCATGTCCAGGGCATCACCCTCCTGCAGAAGCTGGCCTGGACCCTGTCCGATGCCCGCCACGATTTTGACCGAGTGGAAGTTGCAGTCTTCCCTCCCTTCACCGACCTGCGCGGTGTCCAGACTTTGGTTCAGGGCGACAAGCTCAAGCTTGTGTACGGTGGACAGGATCTCTCCGATAAGGATTCAGGCGCCTACACCGGAGACATCTCTGGCGCCTTCCTGAACAAGCTCGGCTGCGCCTACGTCCTGGTTGGCCACAGCGAACGCCGAGAAATCCATGGCGAAAGCGACCAGCTGCTCAACGCCAAGGTCCAGGCCGCTTTCCGCAACGAGGTCACTCCCGTCCTCTGCGCCGGCGAAGGCCTTGAAATCCGCAAGGCCGGAACCCATGTAGAGCACACGCTCGCACAGGTTCGTGGCGGCGTTGCTGGCCTCACCGCCGAGCAGGCTGCACAGCTGGTCATTGCCTACGAGCCCGTCTGGGCCATTGGTACCGGCGAAGTTGCCGGCCCCGAAGATGCGCAGGAAATGTGCGCAGCCATCCGCGCCGAGCTCGTGGAACTCTTCGATGCTGAGACCGCTGCCAAGACTCGTCTGCTCTACGGCGGATCAGTCAAGGCCAACAACGTGGGCGCCATCATGGCCGAGCGCGATGTTGACGGTGTTTTGGTAGGTGGAGCCAGCCTCGATGCCGGCGAGTTTGCCAGCATTGCTCGCTTTGAAAACCACCTCGTAACCAAGTAG